The Pontibacter korlensis sequence TTTCTATTACAAGTCGCCTCAGACAGCTGAAGGCCTGCGCCCGGAGCACGACATCTTTAAGCAGCTGACAAAACTGCAGAACACACTGCGCCACATGATGGGCGAGGACCTGATCACGCACCTGGGCCTGGATTATTATCAGGATCTGGTAGAGTCGCTTTAGAAAGTAAGATGATAACAGTACACAAACTTGTTTCCACCAGCCTGGGCATTGGTTATATAGGCAGAGGAGGAGGTACAGTAGCCGCTGTGATGGCCTGCCTTTGCCTGTACCTAATGCATATGGCTGGTGGGAGCCAGCTTGTTTGGTGGCTGCCTGCAGTTACTGTATTACTAACAGCCTTGGGTGTATGGTCTGCAGATGAGGTGGAGCCGCACTGGGGCAAAGACGATAAAAAAGTGGTGATAGACGAGGTGGCGGGCATGTACATCAGCTTATTGCTTATACCTGTCACACCCGGCTCTCTCATTGCTGGTTTAGTTTTATTTCGGTTTTTCGATATCGTAAAGCCGCTTTACATCAGAAGACTGGAGAAAGTAGGTGGAGGCTTAGGCGTAATGCTGGACGACGTAGTAGCGGGCGTTTACGCAAACATTGTTTTACAAACACTTCTTTATTTCAAGATACTCTAATGCTCACCTTCGTCAAGGCGCAGGCTGCTTCTATAGCTGCTTCTGCTGTCGATTTTCTGGTGACGATCATCGCTGTGGAGCTGTTCGGCCTCTGGTATGTAGCCGGTACAGTCATGGGCACAGTTTCAGGTGGAATAACGCATTTTATGTTGGGTAGGACCTGGGTGTTTAGAGCCGCAGACAAAAGCATTCCGAGGCAGGCAATAAAGTATTTTTTGGTTTGGAAAGGAAGCTTACTGCTCAATGCCACAGGCGTTTACCTGATTACCCACTATGGAGGGATAAACTACATATACTCTAAGATCTTTATGTCTCTGCTAGTCGGGTTTTTCTATAACTACATCATACAAAAGAAGTATGTTTTCCGATAAACACATACATAATCAGTATTTTAGGTGGTTTATGTGCTTTTTGGTTGTCTACCTTACGCGGACAAGGCTAAACATCTTCAACTTCTTCAGGATAGATGTAGTGAGACGCCTCACATACCTGAATCATCCGAATGTTTCGGATATAGGTATAAGGGGTAGGTTTAAGTTTGACTTCTAAACTAAGGACAGGTATATGAACAAGCAGGCACTACGCAACTCGCTGCAGCAGGGGATATACACCGTTATCAACCCTTTCGTAAGGCTTTTGATTAAGATCGGGTTCACCCCGAACGCTGTTACCACCACAGGCCTGATCCTGAACATCGGAGTGGCGGCTGTCTTTATCTGGGGGGGCGAAACAAGCAACAGGGGAGAGCTGGAGTATGTCGGCTGGGCGGGTGCCTTGGTGCTTTTCGCCGGTGTGTTCGACATGCTGGACGGGCAGGTGGCCAGGCTGGGCAACATGAAGTCAACCTTCGGGGCCATGTACGACTCGGTGTTGGACCGCTACAGCGAGATGATCATGTTCATGGGCATCTGCTATTACCTGATCGCGCACCATTACCTACTCAGCTCCCTGTTTGCCTTTATTGCCTTGATAGGCTCCATGATGGTGAGCTACACCAGGGCGCGTGGCGAAGGGCTGGGCGTCGAGTGCAAGGGCGGCCTGATGCAGCGTCCGGAGCGGGTGGTGCTGATCGGAGTGTCTGCCATTGCCTGCGGTGTTACTTACTCTTTTGTGGGCCACGATTACAAGGTTTATGTGCCAGGCATTCCGTTCCACATTTTTGAGACCATGTCGGTTTTTACGCTGCCTCTTACGCTGATGGCGGTGCTGACCAATATCACTGCAGTGAACAGGCTGATGGATGCGAAAAGAGCCATGCAGCAGAAAGAGATGGTGACCTTATGATTTTACTAATTACCAAGTGAGAAAAATATATTGTTTGGTGCTGCTGCTGCTCATGTGCGGCAGCCTGTACAGCACAAACGCCTTTGCCAAAGTCAGCAAAACCGAAGCAAAGCAAGACTCCTTGCCTGTACCCAAAGGCATGATGTTTTACGTTCAGCGCGACCCGAATGCAAACACCGTAATTTATGAACTGAACAAGACAGCCCAGGGCTCGCTCGATGAAAATGAGCCCATCCATCCGTTCTGGATCAGGTATGCCGAAGGAGGAGAGCATAAAGAGCTGAACTACATACAGCGTAAGTTTGCCTATGGCCTGAATACAAAGAAGCTGGGGAAAGACAGCTATGAGCTGAAGTTTGTGTGCTACTCCAAACTGGCCCTGTACCTGCGCAAAGGTAATGACGGTGCCTACCATGTGCTTTGTAAGATCAATAATCGGGAGGCTGTGCTGGACCGCATCTTTGTGCGCATTGAGGGCGGTACCTTCTGGGTGCCCAATGTGCTGTATGTGGAGCTGAAAGGCAGGGATGCCGCTACCGGCAAAATGGTGACAGAACGCTTTAAACCCTGATTGTAGCATGAAGAAGAACTTTGTTTCTAACTCGCAGGAGTCGGTGCGGATGTTTAAGTCTGACTGGATGGAAGCACTCTCCAAGGTGCACTACACGGTGCCGCTTTACATCTATGTGCCGGTCATACTGCTGTTGGGCTGGAGCGCCCTGTTTGTGGAGTGCTTATCCATCCCCGCGTTTTTTGGCTATGCTGCACTGGGGCTGTTTGTCTGGACCCTCACAGAGTATGTGCTGCACCGCTTCGTGTTTCACTTTGTGCCAAAGGCCAAGTGGGCACTGCGCCTGCACTTCATCTTCCACGGGGTGCACCACGACTACCCGAACGATGCGAAGCGGCTCGTGATGCCCCCTTCGGCCAGTATACCGATGGCCTTGACTTTATACCTGCTCTTCTCGCTGTTGCTCTCAGGAGGGGCGCTGCATGCCTTCTTTGCGGCTTTCCTGGTGGGATACCTGTTCTACGACATTTCCCACTATGCGCTGCACCACTTCAACTTTAAGAGCGAGTTCTGGAAAAAATTGAAAAAGCACCACATGCTGCACCACTACTCCGACCACACAAAAGGATACGGTGTCAGTTCTGCCCTATGGGACAAGATATTTGGATCTGATTTTGACAAAAGATAGGATGCGTGTTACTACTGCGCCGGCAGGGGAGAGGAAAGGTGTATCGCGCAGAAGCGTGCTGGCTCTGGCGGCACTGTCGGTTGGCTACCTGCTGCTCTCATACGTGCTGGTGGGGTTCAAAACCGACCAACTGGTGCTGGTGGGGCTGGCCAACCTTTTATACTTTCTCTCGCCCGTCACCCGAAAATTCATCACGGGCTTCTCCACTTTCATCTTTTTTTGGATCCTGTATGATTACATGAAGGCTTTCCCGAACTACTGGTTCAATCCGGTACATATCCAGGACCTGTACAATGCGGAAAAAGCAGTTTTCGGCATTCAAAAAGGAGATGATGTGCTTACGCCAAATGAGTTCTGGCTGCAGCACGGCCACCCTTTCCTGGACGTGATGAGCGGTGCCTTCTACCTGACATGGATCCCGGTGCCCCTTGCGTTTGCTGCCTTCCTTTTCTTCTGGGACAGGAGGCAGTTTGTATACTTCTCGCTTACCTTTTTGCTCGTGAACCTGCTGGGCTTTGTCGTGTACTACCTTTACCCTGCGGCTCCGCCCTGGTATGTGCAGCTGCACGGTTTCGACTTTATCGCAGGTACACCCGGGAACACGGCAGGCTTGGTACGCTTCGACGAGTTCTTCGATATAACCGTCTTCAGCTCGCTGTATGCCAAGGGGTCTAATGTGTTTGCTGCCATGCCCTCGCTGCACTCAGCCTACCCGCTCATCGTTTTCTACTACGCGCTCAGAAACAACTTAGGAGCAGTGTCGAAGGTCCTGTTCGGCATCATCACAGCAGGTGTCTGGTTTGCTGCAGTTTATACCTCCCATCACTATGTGCTGGATGTGCTGGCAGGTATCGCGTGCGCCTCTTGCGGCATCCTGCTCTTCAATTGGCCTCTTGCCAGAAAAGGAGGATTCAGTAAGGCTGTAGACAAACTGGTTTTAGCGATCAAGTAGTTGATTATTTTATACTTAATAGTGCCCGTAGCTTTGAAGGGGCTGCGGGTTTTATTGGTATGAACTTAGACTTGAAAACAATTCTGGTCTAGAAGTATTATTTAAACCTGACATACACTTATATACTGGAGAAATGAAAAAGCATTCCTTTCTTTTACTAGTCCTCACTCTATTCCTGACAGCTTGTGAGGAAGTTTTTGAGTACCACCCTAATCAAATCAGGCTTAACGACAGTGAGCTTGGTTTAACGGCACGCAACGTGGAGAAGATTCGGCAGCAGAACCCGGATGATACCGTTCGGATAGTTGTGATGGGGGATACGCAGCGTTTTTATGACAGTGCAGAGAAGTTCGTGAAAGCAGCCAACAAACTCAAGAACATAGACTTTGTGATGCACCAGGGGGATATCTCGGACTTCGGAATGACGCAGGAGTTCAGGTGGGTGCATGACATCATGAAGAACCTGCGGTTCCCCTACCTGACGGTTATAGGCAACCATGATCTGCTGGCAAATGGCAAGAAAGTATACCAGCAGATGTACGGCGACCTGAATTATAGTTTCGTTTATGGGCAAGTCAAATTCATTTTCCTGGATACCAATGGCAGGGAATACGACTTCAACGGGATAGTGCCCGACATTACGTGGCTACAGGCTCAGCTTGCCCATACTCCGGAGTCGGACTGGCAGCAGGCCGTCATTGTTTCCCACATGTCCCCATTCGGCGGTGACTATGACAGCAGGCTGAGCATACCCTTTCAGCAGACGCTGGAGCAGAGTGGCCGTGTTCATCTTAGCCTGCATGGCCACGAGCATAACTGGCAGACTATAGAGCAAGAGGCAAGCGACATCACTTATCACATTACAACTTCCACCAACAACAGGGGCTTTTCTTATGTAGAGATCTGGAATGGTGGGTTCCGCATCAAAAGAATTCATTACTAATATGAGAACTTGGAAGTATAAATTTCTCCTGGCTGCGCTGCTCTCCTTCCTGACCGAAAGTGTGTACAGCCAACACACCGACTCCTCTGCCTTCCACATCAAAGCACAGTTTGCCGGTGAGCTTGGTTTGGTGTCGCTGGGGGTGGGGAAGGAGTTTCTGCAGGATAAACTAGATGCGGATGTTTTTGTGGGTTACCTGCCGGAAGGTTTTGGCGGCGAGCAGCTGGTAACTGCGGCTTTGAAACTGGCTTATGTGTCTTTCGAGGCTGTGCAACTCGAGGCTTTAGATTGGCACCCGCTCAGAACAGGCCTGCAGTTAGGCTATACCTTCGGAGATGATTACTTTGCCTTCGAGCCTCGTGATAAGTACCCGAAAGGCTACTACGGCTTTTCCACTGCTTTTCATCTCTACTACTTCCTGGGAGGTGAGGTCGAGTTTGCAAGGGTAAAGCACCTGGAAAAGTTCGGGCTGTACTATGAAACAGGTGCTCTGGGGAAATACCTTGTCTCGTACATAAAAAACCCAAAGTACTTAAGCCCGGGAAAGGTGTTCCACCTGGCATTGGGCATCAAATTATCTTTATAACAGAATTCGCTAACATGAACAAAAAGATAGATACATCTGCATTGAATGCAAGAGCTCTGCACAAACTTACGCAGCTCAGTCAGGACGACTACCAGGCATTCCTGTACGACTGCGATGGCACTTTAGCCGACAACATGCAGGCGCATAAAGACACCTATGTAAAGGTAGCTGCCGACAAGGGAGTGAAAATTGATCCTGCCATTGTAGATGAGTTTGCCGGCCTGCCCATCCCAGCCGTTGTAGAACAGATAAATAAAAGGTATGGCAGCGAGTTTGACCCGATAGCGTTCGAGAAGCTAAAGTCAGACCTCTTCTATAATGAGTTTATAGCGCATACAATACCGGTTCAGTTTGTTGTGGACCACTTGGTGGCGCATGCCGGTAGTATGAAAATAGGTGTGGTATCTGGAGGTTCCAGAAAGATGATTCAGAAGACACTGGAAGTTTTGGGCATTTCAAACTTAGTGGAGGTGCTGGTTTGTGCTGGCGATACGCCTCATGGTAAACCTCACCCCGATCCCTTCCTGGCAGCGGCAGAGCAACTTGGCGTTGCCCCGGAAAAATGCCTTGTCTTTGAGGACGGTGAGCCAGGCGTACAGGCAGCCGAGGCAGCAGGAATGAAATGGATCAGGGTAGATAAAATATAGTAAGCTCTTGCAAGGTTTTGTGATGGCGATAAACTAGTGCTGATAACAGAATAAAGATGGTCTGAATAATATATGGGTTTACTAAAAAAGAAGACTATCTACAAGGGAAGTGATTTGGTGGTTGAGTATACAAACTGGATGTAAATTCTTACAGGCTTATGCCCAGTCCCTGTTTAAGATAAAACTCAAGCAAAAGTCCCATCAAGGTGATGTTATTTAAGTATAAATGTGCAGCAGCCTGTCAGGTCAGATCCAGAAATGGCTAGCTTCATGCATAGGATTTATCGGGATAAAGTAGATCCCCCAACTTCAGAAAAATTTTAGTAACGTTCAAAACTACAACCTGCCAAAACTTCTCAAGATTTCACCGAAATATCCCATATCTTTGCGGCTTTAATTTAAAGCATATGATTTCAGTAGACGCAGTTGCGGTAGAATTTAATGGAGCAGCGCTCTTTAGCAATGTTACCTTCAACATTAACGAAAATGACCGGATTGCCTTGATGGGTAAGAATGGAGCGGGAAAGTCTACCTTGTTAAAAGTTATTGCCGGTGTAAATAAGCCTACCAGAGGGAAAGTTTCAGCTCCAAAAGAAGCCGTTATTGCTTATCTGCCGCAGCACCTGCTTACTGACGACGACTGTACTGTGTTTGAGGAGGCTTCCAAAGCTTTTTCCAAGATTTTGGATATGAAAAAGCAAATGGACTACCTCAATAGTGAGCTGGAGACACGCACAGATTATGAGTCTGACGAGTACTATGCCATTATAGAGCAGGTATCAGAACTGAGCGAGAAATATTATTCCGTAGAGGAAATAAACTATGATGCTGAGGTTGAAAAGACATTAAAAGGCCTCGGTTTCTCCAGAGAGGATTTCCACCGTCCAACAACAGAGTTTAGCGGTGGCTGGCGCATGCGCATTGAACTCGCCAAAATACTGTTGCAACAGCCTGACCTGATTCTTCTGGATGAGCCTACCAATCACCTGGACATCGAATCGATTCAGTGGCTGGAGGACTTCCTTGTGAACAATGCGAAGGCGGTTATGGTGATCTCGCACGACAAAGCTTTTGTCGATAACATTACCAACCGTACCATTGAGGTTACCATGGGTCGTATTTACGATTACAAGGTGAACTATAGCCAATACCTGCAGCTGCGCCAGGAGCGTCGTGAGCAACAGCAAAAGCAGTATGAAGACCAGCAAAAAGAGATAGCAGAAATCACTGCCTTTATAGAGCGGTTCAAGGGTACCTACTCGAAAACGCTGCAGGTTCAGTCACGGGTGAAAATGCTGGAGAAAATGGAAATCATTGAGGTGGATGAGGTGGATACCTCTGCGCTTAACCTTAAGTTTCCACCGGCTCCTCGCTCGGGTAATTATCCTGTAATTGTGGAGAGACTTACCAAGAAGTATGGAGACCATACAGTATTTCAGGACGTTTCATTAACTATCAACCGTGGTGAGAAGGTAGCTTTTGTAGGTAAAAACGGGGAGGGTAAGTCTACGCTGATCAAGGCCATTATGGGGGAGATTGACTATGGCGGAAATCTTCAGCTGGGACACAACAGCATGATTGGGTACTTTGCTCAGAACCAAGCCTCTCTACTTGATGAGAGCCTGACGGTGTTCCAGACGATCGACGAGATAGCAGTTGGTGACGTTCGCACAAAGGTTAAGGACCTGTTAGGTGCTTTCATGTTCAGTGGCGAAACGGTTGAGAAGAAAGTGAAGGTGCTTTCTGGTGGTGAGAAAACTCGCCTGGCCATGATTAAACTTCTGCTGCAGCCTGTTAATCTCTTGATTCTGGATGAGCCTACAAACCACCTGGACATTAAAACAAAGGGAATTCTGAAAGATGCCCTGAAGGCTTTTGATGGAACAATCATTCTTGTGTCTCACGACAGGGACTTCCTGGATGGCTTAGCTTCCAAAGTGTTCGAGTTTGGTAACAAGCGTATTCGGGAGCACTTTGAGGATATTAACGGCTTCCTGCGCAACAAGAAGCTGGAGAACCTGCGCGAAATAGAGCGAACTGCTGTAAAGTAGTCAACAAAGGGAAGGGGATTGTCATGTTGGACTGGCTCTTAAGGCCACAAAACCTAATTAATCTTATTCCTTCCTTTCTTCTCTTTTAACTCAAGTTAGAATATAAACTCAAACATAGGATAACCTAAGGTCTTGTACCATGGCACGTCCTTCCAGAAAAGGAAGGGAGGACGTGCATACAGTTGATGTTATCTAGTACTTATATGCCGCCGCCACAAACCACACTAGCGAGGGTTGCCCTAAGAGGGGGTAGATGGTCTGGTGCAGTCCTTGCCGTAGCTGTACATCCTTTTTTCTTCCAGTAAGCTACATTTTTATATACCCCGAGTATACTTTGCTGCGCAGCTGAGGCATAAACTTTATGATATTAGGAAGCCTTCAGCAGTTATTTAATTAGACACTGAGGGAGCGGTATATCCCCCCTAAGTCTTTATAGAATACCCCTGCCATTGTTTTTCTGGTAAAAAGCTATCTTTGAGACGAACATATCGGCCATTTTCTCTGCCCGCCACTTTGCCTCTGTCGCTTTCTCTCCGGAAAAAAGCTCATCTATAGTGGTAAAGAAGAGCACGAGCCACCGCTCAAAGTGCTCAACGCCCACTGGTAAGGTAATGTGCTTAGCACCGGGTCTGCCTTGGTAAGTATACTGCTCCAACAGCACAGTTTGCCAAAAGCGGTACATTGTATCCAGGTGCTTTGGCCACCTGTCTTCAATTCTTTCTTCAAAAACAGGCCCGAGCATTTTATCAGCTCTTACACGGGTGTAGAAAGTATCTACCAGTAGCTTGATGTCATCGAGGGTGAGAATGTCCTGTGTTTGTGCCATGTTTTAAAGTATAAATCTTGTCTGAATCAGGATTTACAGGATGTGTTAGAGTGACAAGGCTTGCTGGATGATCTCTTTATCAGCACAGGCCTTTTCGACTAGTTTCTTGTAAACCTTAAGTGGCTGCGTCGGTACATTTATATAAACAGGCAAAACCCATTTCTGTTCATTCCCTTCACCATTGAAATCATGATCTAAATAGGCAAGCTACTGAATTTAAAAGACCCGCAAGTTAAAACTGCCGGTATGGGCATCAAGTTAATAGTGCTATAAGCGGGATAGTAATCTCCCATATACCCTTGATAATTCCTCCAATTCAATGGCTGCAACTCTTTCATTTACAAGTTTCTGCAGATGTGTATTGTTGGCCTAACGGAAACCTCTCAAATGCTAAAGTCTGAAGACACTGCTTGTTAAAATTTACTATTTACAAAAGCCATTTGTATCTTAGTATAAGTATAAGCTATGAAACTATGGAAGAGTTAAAGAGACACCTTAATCAGCAGTTTCTTTACAATAAATTGAAGAACGTCTTCTGCAATGAAAGCCTCAGCGACTTTGGCTTTTCTCCGGCTATCAAAGACTACTTGAAGAGCAACCTGCAGTCACTGAAGCAAATGAGCGTAAAGGATGAGGAGACGTTAGGTGATTATTTGGCTGATAAAGCAATTGCCTCATTCAGTCAGGCCAACCAGTTCTACCACTTTGATAGCTTTGACAGGGAAAGGTTGAGACGATTGTACAAAGGCTTACTTAGCAGGCTCAGAGGGATACCTGTACCTGTTGAGGATGAAGCGCTAGAGGCAATAGCAAAACAGCACTACCGTAGCTTGCAGAGCTGGCTTAAACAATCAAACCCTTTCGCTAAGCTATTGTATAAAAATTCTGAACCATATCTGGACCAGGAGGTGGTTTGTGCAGAATATACGGCACAAGCTCAACTGGAGCTCCTGAACATTAATCTTGCTGTGTTGCAAGAGCCTGTTCTCGATTTAGGCTGTGGTTCTCAGGCTTTCCTGGTAAAACTGTTGAGATCTATGGGCGTGGAGGCATATGGCATTGATCGCAATGTTACGCCCACTGAATATCTTCTTCAGTCTGACTGGTTTGAGTTTGATCTGGTACCGGAGAGGTGGGGGACCATTATTAGCAACCTGGGTTTCTCGAACCACTTCCAGCACCATCACCTCAGAGCAGGTGGGGATTACACACGCTATGCACGGCGCTTCATGGAAATACTGCAGAGTATGAAAGTAGGAGGGACATTTTATTATGCGCCTGACCTTCCTTTCATCGAGCAATACCTGGATGCGTCTACCTTTGATGTGCAAAAAATAGCTGTGCAGGATACGCCTTACTTTGCTTCTAAAATATTGAAGCTTCAGAAGACCTTTTGAAGATAACTATATGCAATCTGTTCAAGGAAGTATAACCTTTATGATCAAGTACAAATTCTTTTTCCTGATTTGCCTGGCGTTTGTTCAGGCTAGCCTCCAAAATGTTGTTGCCTCAACGGCTTGTATAAGTAATGTGGAGCAGTTCACGGACAGCTCAGTGCTTTACAGCCGCAGGCCTGTTTCTTTCAAAAGCGGTGGGCACACCTTGAAGGGGCAACTTGTAGTGCCCAAGCAGGTGAAATCCAAAGTGCCGGCTATTGTTTTCTGCGTAGGCTCCAGCAGTTCCTCTACAATGGCTCATTATGCGTCCTTTACGGCGGCGCTGCTGGAGCAAAGTCTTCCTATGGACAGCATCGCAATTTTATACTTTGACAAAAGGGGGGTAGGGGAGTCAGAGGGGAGATGGTATACCACAGATTTTGAGGGCAGGGCAGCAGATGCCAAGGCTGCAGCCGATTATTTACTGACTTTACCTTTTATAGACAGCGATAGGATTGCCATAGTTGGTCATAGCCAGGGAGGCTGGATTACACAGGTTTGCCTTTCCAATTATCCAGACACTTTTGTAGGAGGGATTTCGCTGGCAGGACCTACCTTCAATGTGCGGGAGCAGGTACAAAATGACTATGCCAGCATGCTTATGTGCCAGGAGCAACTTGCGGAGGATGCAGCGCGACAAAAAGCGCTGAAGATGGTAAACCGTGATTTTTTCCTGGCCTCACTATTGCCTGTTAAGGAAAACTGGAAGCAGCTAAAAGTTATAAAGGACTTTACGCCAACCTCATATTTGAGGTCTGTAAACCGCCCGCTTTTACTGGTTTTCGGTGAGCATGATGCATTAGTATCTCCCAAACATGCAGTAGCGGCCTTACATGATCTTTTCCCGCAGGGGGTTCCGTCCAACATTCAGCATGTAACCATACAAGGAGCCAACCATTCCTTTAAAATGTCTGATTTCTGCCATAAGGGAACGACAAAAACACTGCCCTATGCAGAGGCTTGCAGAAGCGCCATCCGACATTGGATTCGCTTGCACCTATTTAACTAGGATTGTGACCTTTTATACTAGTGTTAGGTATGAATGTATCGTTCCTTAGAGGTTGGCTTCCGCTTAGCTTATTCTTTGCAAATCTAAATTTGAGTCATGCTGCCTTTGACATAAAAATATAGCCAGCCTATGACTGATAAGCAGGCTGATTGTTTTCAGATGGTTCCAGAATGCTCAGTTCTGTCACCTGTGTAGGAAACTGGTGATTATATGCTTTTATTCAATTTAGCTCCTCTAGCAGTATTTAAATAATCCAACATCTGCCAGCGGTAAAGTTGTAAGGTAAATGCGCAGTCAATATCTTTGCCTCCTTCCAGTATAGGCAGCCACCGCGAAGACCGATGCACACAAAAAAGTAAAAGGAATTAGCCACAAACCCATCCCCATTGAAGGCATAGGTGTTATTCTTTTGTCAGAAGTGGCCTTTGGGTAACAAAGCCTGCAAACAAAGGTCCCGCAATGCAGGTTTGGGAACTAATAGCTGGAGAGATTGAGTCTTTTTGATATTTCTGATGAAGGGAACATACCCCAATGAAGATCGCATGCACGGATCTATCTTCGTGCTGCTTAAACGTTTTGTGGAAAGCACATACGGCCACAGCACTTGGGTAGAGTTGCTGCAGGAGTCTAATGTGGAGCATACAGCATACTTGGTACAGGAGATGTACCCAACGCATGAGATTTTTGCGATCATCAGCAAATTGGGGGAAAAGACGGAACAATCAGTTTTCGAGTTGCTGGAAGGGTATGGGGAGTTTATTGTACCTGACCTGATGATGCTTTACAATAAATATTTGCAACCTGAGTGGCGCACCTACGACATGTTACTAAACACAGAAGAAGCTATGCATGGCGCAGTAAGGCGGGAAGACAGCAGGGCTAATCCTCCTAAACTGCTGGTCATCAAAAAGGGCAGCAGGCAACTTATCATAGAATATTACTCTAAGCGTAGAATGGCTGGAGTAGCCATTGGTATTATAAAAGGAATAGCTAAATATTTCAACGAAAGTGACGTTGTGGATGTGATGCAGCTTACTCCTTCAGATAATGAAAGAGTACAGATAAAAGTAGATTTCCTCGAGTAGGGTAGCTGTTTGTGGCATCCCTGACATCTGCTGATATTTTGACCTGCTTTAACACGATGTTCCCGCGTTTAGCTGCTTCTCATTGGCCTTGGGACACGACCTAATGCAATCTTGGTACTCATGAGT is a genomic window containing:
- a CDS encoding DUF4833 domain-containing protein; protein product: MRKIYCLVLLLLMCGSLYSTNAFAKVSKTEAKQDSLPVPKGMMFYVQRDPNANTVIYELNKTAQGSLDENEPIHPFWIRYAEGGEHKELNYIQRKFAYGLNTKKLGKDSYELKFVCYSKLALYLRKGNDGAYHVLCKINNREAVLDRIFVRIEGGTFWVPNVLYVELKGRDAATGKMVTERFKP
- a CDS encoding phosphatidylglycerophosphatase A, whose protein sequence is MITVHKLVSTSLGIGYIGRGGGTVAAVMACLCLYLMHMAGGSQLVWWLPAVTVLLTALGVWSADEVEPHWGKDDKKVVIDEVAGMYISLLLIPVTPGSLIAGLVLFRFFDIVKPLYIRRLEKVGGGLGVMLDDVVAGVYANIVLQTLLYFKIL
- a CDS encoding ABC-F family ATP-binding cassette domain-containing protein → MISVDAVAVEFNGAALFSNVTFNINENDRIALMGKNGAGKSTLLKVIAGVNKPTRGKVSAPKEAVIAYLPQHLLTDDDCTVFEEASKAFSKILDMKKQMDYLNSELETRTDYESDEYYAIIEQVSELSEKYYSVEEINYDAEVEKTLKGLGFSREDFHRPTTEFSGGWRMRIELAKILLQQPDLILLDEPTNHLDIESIQWLEDFLVNNAKAVMVISHDKAFVDNITNRTIEVTMGRIYDYKVNYSQYLQLRQERREQQQKQYEDQQKEIAEITAFIERFKGTYSKTLQVQSRVKMLEKMEIIEVDEVDTSALNLKFPPAPRSGNYPVIVERLTKKYGDHTVFQDVSLTINRGEKVAFVGKNGEGKSTLIKAIMGEIDYGGNLQLGHNSMIGYFAQNQASLLDESLTVFQTIDEIAVGDVRTKVKDLLGAFMFSGETVEKKVKVLSGGEKTRLAMIKLLLQPVNLLILDEPTNHLDIKTKGILKDALKAFDGTIILVSHDRDFLDGLASKVFEFGNKRIREHFEDINGFLRNKKLENLREIERTAVK
- a CDS encoding HAD family hydrolase, whose protein sequence is MNKKIDTSALNARALHKLTQLSQDDYQAFLYDCDGTLADNMQAHKDTYVKVAADKGVKIDPAIVDEFAGLPIPAVVEQINKRYGSEFDPIAFEKLKSDLFYNEFIAHTIPVQFVVDHLVAHAGSMKIGVVSGGSRKMIQKTLEVLGISNLVEVLVCAGDTPHGKPHPDPFLAAAEQLGVAPEKCLVFEDGEPGVQAAEAAGMKWIRVDKI
- a CDS encoding group III truncated hemoglobin, which translates into the protein MAQTQDILTLDDIKLLVDTFYTRVRADKMLGPVFEERIEDRWPKHLDTMYRFWQTVLLEQYTYQGRPGAKHITLPVGVEHFERWLVLFFTTIDELFSGEKATEAKWRAEKMADMFVSKIAFYQKNNGRGIL
- a CDS encoding phosphatase PAP2 family protein, with translation MRVTTAPAGERKGVSRRSVLALAALSVGYLLLSYVLVGFKTDQLVLVGLANLLYFLSPVTRKFITGFSTFIFFWILYDYMKAFPNYWFNPVHIQDLYNAEKAVFGIQKGDDVLTPNEFWLQHGHPFLDVMSGAFYLTWIPVPLAFAAFLFFWDRRQFVYFSLTFLLVNLLGFVVYYLYPAAPPWYVQLHGFDFIAGTPGNTAGLVRFDEFFDITVFSSLYAKGSNVFAAMPSLHSAYPLIVFYYALRNNLGAVSKVLFGIITAGVWFAAVYTSHHYVLDVLAGIACASCGILLFNWPLARKGGFSKAVDKLVLAIK
- a CDS encoding metallophosphoesterase family protein, which produces MKKHSFLLLVLTLFLTACEEVFEYHPNQIRLNDSELGLTARNVEKIRQQNPDDTVRIVVMGDTQRFYDSAEKFVKAANKLKNIDFVMHQGDISDFGMTQEFRWVHDIMKNLRFPYLTVIGNHDLLANGKKVYQQMYGDLNYSFVYGQVKFIFLDTNGREYDFNGIVPDITWLQAQLAHTPESDWQQAVIVSHMSPFGGDYDSRLSIPFQQTLEQSGRVHLSLHGHEHNWQTIEQEASDITYHITTSTNNRGFSYVEIWNGGFRIKRIHY
- a CDS encoding sterol desaturase family protein, with the protein product MKKNFVSNSQESVRMFKSDWMEALSKVHYTVPLYIYVPVILLLGWSALFVECLSIPAFFGYAALGLFVWTLTEYVLHRFVFHFVPKAKWALRLHFIFHGVHHDYPNDAKRLVMPPSASIPMALTLYLLFSLLLSGGALHAFFAAFLVGYLFYDISHYALHHFNFKSEFWKKLKKHHMLHHYSDHTKGYGVSSALWDKIFGSDFDKR
- a CDS encoding GtrA family protein; amino-acid sequence: MLTFVKAQAASIAASAVDFLVTIIAVELFGLWYVAGTVMGTVSGGITHFMLGRTWVFRAADKSIPRQAIKYFLVWKGSLLLNATGVYLITHYGGINYIYSKIFMSLLVGFFYNYIIQKKYVFR
- a CDS encoding CDP-alcohol phosphatidyltransferase family protein; protein product: MNKQALRNSLQQGIYTVINPFVRLLIKIGFTPNAVTTTGLILNIGVAAVFIWGGETSNRGELEYVGWAGALVLFAGVFDMLDGQVARLGNMKSTFGAMYDSVLDRYSEMIMFMGICYYLIAHHYLLSSLFAFIALIGSMMVSYTRARGEGLGVECKGGLMQRPERVVLIGVSAIACGVTYSFVGHDYKVYVPGIPFHIFETMSVFTLPLTLMAVLTNITAVNRLMDAKRAMQQKEMVTL